From Vogesella sp. XCS3, the proteins below share one genomic window:
- the rpsG gene encoding 30S ribosomal protein S7 translates to MPRRREVPKRDILPDPKFGSQDLTKFMNVVMIDGKKSVAERIIYGALAQIEKKTGKNAVEVFNTAISNAKPIVEVKSRRVGGANYQVPVEVRPSRRLALAMRWLRDAARKRGEKSMDLRLAGELIDAAEGRGGAMKKRDEVHRMAEANKAFSHFRF, encoded by the coding sequence ATGCCAAGACGCAGAGAAGTGCCTAAGCGCGACATCCTGCCGGATCCGAAGTTTGGTAGCCAGGATCTGACCAAATTCATGAACGTTGTAATGATCGACGGCAAGAAGTCTGTTGCTGAACGCATCATTTACGGCGCTCTCGCTCAAATCGAGAAAAAGACCGGCAAAAACGCGGTAGAAGTGTTCAACACTGCTATCTCCAACGCCAAGCCGATCGTTGAAGTAAAAAGCCGCCGCGTAGGTGGTGCAAACTATCAAGTTCCTGTTGAAGTACGTCCTTCCCGTCGTCTGGCGCTGGCAATGCGCTGGCTGCGTGATGCTGCGCGTAAGCGTGGCGAAAAATCCATGGACCTGCGTCTGGCTGGTGAGCTGATCGATGCAGCTGAAGGCCGTGGCGGCGCGATGAAGAAGCGTGACGAAGTTCACCGTATGGCAGAAGCCAACAAGGCGTTCTCGCACTTCCGCTTCTAA